The genome window TGTTCATTGTTGGTAAGATCCTAATGTGTCTATATTGCGTAGAGACAGTAGGGCGATCGCCAAGATTCCCAGTCCATGCGATCGCTCTCCCCACTACTGAAAAAATCCTTCTCTCGAAACGTCCACAGTAGAACCTATGGACTGCCATTGCAGAGCATTGAAAAATTGGCTGACATCCCCAAGAGTCACATCACAATCCACCTGTAAGCCTTGATATTGTGGATGCTGGCTAATTAGAGTTAGTAATTGTTGAGCTTGTGTAATTAACTCTGGCAGTGGTTGGTAGTTCATAGTTACACTCCAAACATACTTTTAAAACCTCAGTCTGGATTCAGAGCGTTCACTGCACAATACAGGCGAATATTTAATCTCAACAAAAGGAGATAATCGCTGATTTTTGGTTTGCTGCCAACTGGTATATAAATAGCTGCCAACAAACGCAGGAACAACAATACAAATCATCAAAAGTAACGGATTCACCTTAAATGCTTGCCACTCATAGGCTGCTTCTAGAGAGTCTTTATTAGCGTCGATTTTGGCTGACATACATTGCTAACCCTACTGCAAATAAACCTACACCTACTGGGGAAATAACTGCTGCTATCCCACCTATTAGAGATAGGGTAGCCACCCCAGAATAAAAACAGGTTTCAGTGATGATGTGCATTTTTCTTTCTCTTGAAATAGTGAATAATAACGATAAGAAGCGACTGTCAGATAGTGCCAATCTGTAAGCAATATCTAGATATTTGCTGCCAGATTGATGATTTCTGCTAATGACTTCTGAGCAGTTCGTTGTTTCGGGGTAATTCCCCGTTGAGCTAAAAATTGTTAGCATCAATTCCTTTGATAGAGTGAGCAGCAGTAGTCAACTCAGTTGCTAACTCATCTAAGTAATCTTCTAAGCCGTTTCTAATTGTGGTGGAGTGGATGTGAACAAAATTATTAACAACTGATTGACCACTGATAAATGCCAGGGTGGAAGTGATTTTATCAATGGTTAATGTGTAGTTATCGGCAAAATCATTCAGTGCATTCAATGCCCCATTGATAATTTTCTCTTGTTGTTGATCTGGCAGAGGATTGTTAGCCGATGGAGCAATAGTAGCTATTTCTCCAGTTTGTTCTTGTTGGGCTTTGTGTTTGAGGACTTGTGTTAATGTTTCCAACTCAGCAAAGCTAATTTCTTTGAGGCTATCAAAATCATCTGGATGGGATTCTTGCAAGGAGAATCTAATAATTTCTTCTGGTATCTCTAACCGTTCACAAACTTCTTTGATAGCAATCATGTTTTGTGTACTCATGCTGCATTACCTTTGGTAACTTGGTTAAACTGTGCTTGAAACTTGGCTGGGCTAAATTCTTGGGGATACTTTTTGATGTAGTTCTTAACTCGTTCTGCGGACTTAAGATTTTGCATCACACGACCAACACGACTTAGCACCCAGCTTTGGTACGGTGACAATGGGCAAGAACGGTCTGTACTGCCATTAGCTTTGACTGGGTAGGCTTGGCGATAGCTTTCTATGCGGTATAGTGCAATGCTGTCCCAACTAACTAAAGTGGAACGAGCAATATTAAGAATCCTTGCAAGTTCAGATTTCGTAACATAACTTGAGCAAAACAAGCCAGGGGAGTCTAAATCAAGTCCCCGTGAAGAATTTGACGCTTTCATAGAGCATCTATTGATTAATGGGCAAATAGTGATTAATAGCCAGTAGTAAGTGCTGGCAGTTATTAGACAGGAATTTAGTAGTTACCGTGGCATTGTCGCGCCCACACGCTAAAAGGTTGAAATTATAGGCTTTTCCTTGTTTGGTGGACAAGCATCAGTTGACGGTGCTTGCTGTTTCTCTGTCTTGTCTGTTATGTTAGTCCACAGGTGATTCACTTGTCAATATTATGATTCACTAGTGGAAATTCAGACTCAAAGGATGAATAATTAGGCATAGTCCTTTAATTTGACTATGCCTTCAAAAAAACCACAATTAACTATTCGTATTGAGGATGATGAGTATTTATATTTACAAGGATGGGCCGAAGAAGAATTTTTGACTCCTCCTCAATTAGCAAAAATTATTCTTAAAAAGCTATTGCATCTCGCAAGAAAGAAAAAGGGGACAAAAAACAGGAACAGCATGACTACAGAACAACGACTAGACCGTGTTGAAGATGACTTAGCAGCAGTCAAGCAACTGTTAGCATCAGCAGCTACCTATGCTGAATCAGCTAACCGGGGACTAGAGCTGGCAGTCAGAAGACAAAGTGCTACTGATACCCAAATAGCTCAACTATTAGAAGCACAAACAGCTACAGATGCCAAACTAGATCGGCTAACTGAGCGGGTCGATGAGTTGACTATGGCTCAAAATAGAACTCAAACACACCTTGACCAAATAGCGGCAAGGTTTGATCAAATGAGTGAAGGAGTTGACCAGTTGACTGCGGCTCAGAACCGAACTCAAACACAACTTGAGCAACTGTCCAGCCGGATGGATGAGTTTATCTTTCATACACAGCGAATATTTAACCAACAGGCAACGGTTTTAGAACGTGCGGATGGACGCTCTGAGCGATTAGAAGCCGTTGTGCAACGGCTAGACCGCAACTACGAAGAACAAAAATCACAATTCCAAGAGTTTCAACGCACTACTGGTGCAGCTTTGGAGCGAATTGACAGAGTTTTGGACTACTTACTACGCCAACAGGGGGTGATGCGAGGTAGGAGGAATAGTGTGCTTCACAGTACCCTTAATACCGGGTTTCAGTTTGAAAGAAAACTTGATTAGGAGGTGAATAAAATGAAACGCCAAAAAGACAAGTCAAAATAGCCCCTCTGTTCAAAGAGCGGCTATTGACTGATATGATTTTTACAACTTAGAAGCGGGTTAGCAAATCTCCTGCAACTTTAATCAGTGGTGGCGTAGGAAACCATAAAAACTGATTTAGTTACGGGGTGTTGCTTAATTGAACGCGGGTTTTGTACCCGTAAATCTATATTACAAGATTGTTGACCAAATCTTGTCATTTTCTGCTGGAAAAATTCCAGTTAAATGTGACAGATTTTTGGACATCTTTTGATTTCATCAAATTTGGACAGAATACTTAATAAATTGGTGAAATTAGCTTGGAAGCAACAGTCTTGAAATATAAATAGGATTTATCACGCATAACCCGCTCCAATAACCAACGTTTACAGGAATTGGAGTGAAACATGACACTAACAGGGTTACTACCAGATAACAACCTCAAGACTTTTGACATTCGGAATTTTATAGAAAAGCTAACTCCAACCAAGGAGAAAAATCGTTATATATGCCCCGTGTGCGGTGGCAACAACATGACTATTGACCCCCAAACGGGCGAGTACCAATGTTGGAATAATTGTGAGTGCCGGGATATTAGGGAAGCGGTTTCCCCTTGGGAGGAAGTTCGGGGAGCAGGGGAGCAGAGGGGCAGGGGGGCAGAGGGGCAGGGGGCAGAGGAGATACTCAGGAGCGGCTTACCCCAGACGCACCCGTTACCTAAAAAAAGAGCCAGTACCAGTTCCAGCAGATGCAACATTAGTCAGACTGGATGCTACAGCTACAGATTGCCCGCAACCAAAACCACCCTCATTCATCCCCAAACGGGTGAAAAGGCAGGTAGCAGCTGCTAAAGCTAACTTAGCCAGTGTTGTCGAAACAGTTTATAAATATTCCCCTTACCAACAGGTATCAAGGTTTGATTGGCCAGACAGCAGCAAAGCTAAAGGCAGCGATAAAACCTTTGTGCAATGTCACATGGCTAATGATGGCTCATGGCAATGGACGAAAGGCGATGATGACTGGAGTGCATACCGATTAGATGAAGCGATCGCCGCAGCTAAAAACACTCCTGGTACAGCAGCACTGCTCTGGCAGGAAGGTGAGAAATGCGTAGAAATCGCCAGAACTCACCAAATTGCTAGTTGCACCTTCCAAGGTAGTAACTGGAGTGAGGCACAAATCAAGCGCATACTTACCCAAGTTAAAACAGAGTTGACAATGGCAGTCATGGTGTTCTTGTATGACCCAGACCCAACTGGTACGAAGAAAGCCGAAACTTTTCAGAAATGCTGCATCGATGTGGGTTTGCCTTACGTGCTGATTAACCCCAAAATTCTCTGTGACAACTTACCCCACGATGCCAGCGATATCGAACAGATTTTGGCACAAATGGAAGTCCCTGAGTTTATTCGCAAACTCGAAGAACAAATCCACGCCGCAGTAGACGGACAAGCCGAGTTTGACCAACGAATCGAAGAAGCTAATGATTTTTGGCGGACACCCCAGACGACTTCCAGCCGTTAAGCGAAATCACCCAAAAGCGTTTGAAATGCTTTACGGCGATAAACCTTGGATTTGCGCTTTAGACAAACTCTACTGTTGGGATGACACCTACTACGAATATAGCCCCGATGTCGTTGAGTTAAGACGAATTGCTAACTTTTGCAACAACTACCCCGTACTCCAAGGTAATCAAATCCGCTTTCCCTACGCCAACCCCGCAGCTGTAGAAAAGATTTTGCGTTGGGTGAAAATTCGCATTGGTGTCAGACCAGAAGCACTCAACCCACCAGGCATTAATTGTGTTAACGGCGTTTTACAAGTTATCTGGGAGGATAAAGTACCGAATTGGCATCTAATTGAGCATACCCCAGACCTCTACTACACCTACAAACCCATTGCCCTTTATGACCCCACTGCTGATCCGACTCATTGCGATCGCCTACTGGAATGTCTAGATCCAGGACAAAGAGAAATCTTCTTGCGAATTATCGCCGCCTCTCTGGATCTCCCCACCGTAAGAAAACATAAAGCCGCATGATTAAGAGCTTGCTGTGCCGGGGCGACGGTAACAACGGTAAAGACACCCTACGGGAAGTTGTCAGCCTGATGTATGGCAAGCGCGGCATCATAAGCTGCACCTTGGCTGACTTTGCAGCTTATGACGAGGGGCGAAAATTCTCCTTGGCTAAGTTAGTCCATAGTCGAGTTAATTGGGCTACGGAAAATACTAATAGCGATCGCCTGGACAAAATTCAAAGTTTAAAAGCCTTCATCATAAGCGAACCACTCGACTCGGAACGTAAGGGTGTAGACAGTGAAGAATTTACCCCCAGGCAATCACCTTATTTAATGTCAACGATACCCCCAACCTGCAAGGGACACTAGAGGCAATCAAGAGCCGCTATGCCGTCCTTTCCTTTAACAAAACCTTCGTCCTCAACGCCGACAAGAGCAAAGGCGAAATTGAAGCTGACCCCCGGTTTAAATATGACCCCATCTTTGTACAAACTATGGTTGTCCCGGCATTTTTAAACCGCGTCCTGCAAGCTTTGGTAGACCTGATGCACGATGGCATTGACTACAACCCCACGGAAGCGGCCTTGGCTGCCATCCAAACTGAAAACTGTCATTTGTTCCAGTTCTGCCAAGATGTGGGTTTAGACTACAACCCCAACAGCATTTTAACTGCTAACGAAATTTGGACAGTTTTAGAACAGTGGTATCAGGATAACGGCACGCTGGACTATGAAGAAACCAGCAATGGCAAGTTTAAAGCGATTTGGGTAGACCAAGCCAAACCCAGCGATAAAAATATCAAGGCTCCTAATCAAGTTATCCCCCGGTTTTACAGCTGTTCCCTAAAGCTAAAAAACTAGCCATACCCCATCCCAGTGGCAAGAAAACAGTTTTGGCAATCCAAGGTATTGGCTTTAACTCGGTTCACCCCGGATAACTCAACTTCATTGTCAATAAGCTCGTCTCCCACCGCAATAAGCACCCCTAGCACCCCAATTCCACCCCAATCGCCACCCCAAAAACTACGCTAAATCAAGACTTCCACCCCACCCACCCCAATTTCTTTTTAACCAATGAAGAAAAAGTATTAATAATCATCAATGTGAATCCGACAATGACAATGCCCAGTCAACTCAACCAGCACCAACAATAGTTGAAACATTGATTTCACAGGAGCTACAACTACCGATCCCATTACCGCAGCAATTAACAGATCATGCCAAAAGAATCACGATGTAGAAGCCAATCCTGCCTCTTTGGGGTGGGTGGGGTGCGATGCCGATAAATCAAGCATTCTTGGGGTGGAAATTGGGGTGGTAACTGGGGTGGTAGATACCCTTATTGGGGTGCAAACCTCCCTTGTTGAGAATGAAACTACTTCTGCTTCTCCTGCCCTCTCTCAGCCCCAAACTCAACCAACGCCTACTATTAATAAAGGAACAAGAGTTAAAATTCGTCCCCGTACTTTAGGAACTGTACGTGATGGATTGGAAGGTGTGGTCATCCGCGTTAAAACTGAGAATTATGGCGGTAGCATACACACCAAATATATTGTTTGGCTAGATGATACAAGTCTTGACCCCAGTTTGCGACAAATAGAATGTTGCTTAAGTTGGCTTGAGGTACTAGGGTAGACAACCCAAACCGAACGCATCAAATTGTGGTAACAGCATCTCAATGCCAGATGGCAGCATGAGACGGTTGATTATTTAACAACCGACCCTTTTACCTGACTTATAACTGACAAGCTCTCAAGCTAACCTCTTTATCAAAGAGCGGCTCATCTCAACTTCAGGTGATGCCAACAATATGCTGTCATGACTGCCGTTGTCCTCAACAACAGCAGAAAAATTTGTTGCTGT of Nostoc sp. MS1 contains these proteins:
- a CDS encoding DUF5906 domain-containing protein — encoded protein: MIKSLLCRGDGNNGKDTLREVVSLMYGKRGIISCTLADFAAYDEGRKFSLAKLVHSRVNWATENTNSDRLDKIQSLKAFIISEPLDSERKGVDSEEFTPRQSPYLMSTIPPTCKGH